From Zingiber officinale cultivar Zhangliang chromosome 5B, Zo_v1.1, whole genome shotgun sequence, the proteins below share one genomic window:
- the LOC121985695 gene encoding COBRA-like protein 7 yields MMDHSRSRPSVLLFLLVCLLSADSSWSQRTRPPSIAAAPVLVPAPAPALAPAPALAPAPAPGPSPESQCNGIYISYVIEKRERIYPITRNPADQPYSFRATATVLNHGTADLVSWTLLVPFRHDELLVSIDGGVLANGSASALPYNTTIDANVTAFSGYPNTDLKTPIETANDLTQIQAKISLVGTLFGSPPPAVPLPDFLDLGDPSYSCEPLPGFNGSGSVDRCCLRDPNYVPIPANITGYLDRRSGDLTIAYDVLQSFESNYLALVTIENHNPIGRLDHWYLSWEWARGEFISSMRGAYPTVVDSSDCIFGKQGQYYKDFDFTKVLSCKQNPVISDLTPWQYNDTNLGRIPHCCRNGSLLPTEMDQEQSISAFQIQVYKMMPDLNRSVLFPPVNWNISGSGLNPDYKCGQPIRVSPAQFPDPSGLDSESLALASWQVVCNITRPRGTSPKCCVSFSAFYNDSVVPCNTCACGCSTSNRARACNAIAPAMLLPPEALLVPFDNRTEKTLAWAEIKHYNVPSLMPCADNCGVSVNWHIVTNYEKGWSARVTLFNWREDQFADWFVAAKMEKAYPGFQQMYSFNGTKMGNDTIFMVGMPGLNYLNGETNGTRDGDPRVPGKQQSVISFTKKLTPGIDILAGDGFPSKVYFNGEECSMPDTIPTSWAFRTSRPRIFTALVSFCLLLLSSP; encoded by the coding sequence atgatggatcattcgCGTTCTCGGCCCTCGGTTTTACTTTTTCTTCTCGTTTGTTTGCTTTCCGCCGACTCTTCTTGGTCACAGCGAACTAGGCCGCCGTCAATCGCGGCGGCGCCGGTGCTCGTCCCTGCCCCTGCTCCGGCCCTTGCTCCTGCTCCGGCCCTTGCCCCTGCTCCTGCCCCTGGCCCGTCGCCGGAGTCTCAATGCAACGGCATCTACATCTCTTACGTCATCGAGAAGCGGGAGAGGATCTACCCGATCACCAGGAACCCGGCGGACCAACCCTACTCCTTCCGTGCCACCGCCACCGTCCTCAACCACGGCACCGCCGACCTCGTGTCCTGGACGCTCCTCGTCCCCTTCCGCCACGATGAGCTCCTCGTCTCCATCGACGGCGGCGTTCTCGCCAACGGCTCCGCCTCCGCTCTACCCTACAACACCACTATCGATGCAAATGTCACTGCCTTCTCCGGCTACCCAAACACCGATCTGAAGACTCCGATCGAAACGGCCAACGATCTGACGCAGATTCAGGCTAAGATTTCCTTGGTGGGCACCCTCTTCGGCTCGCCGCCCCCTGCGGTGCCTCTGCCTGACTTCCTCGATCTCGGTGACCCTTCCTACAGCTGCGAGCCCCTCCCCGGTTTCAACGGCTCCGGCTCCGTTGATAGGTGCTGCCTCCGCGATCCTAATTACGTTCCTATACCGGCCAACATCACCGGCTACCTCGATCGCCGATCCGGCGATTTAACAATCGCCTACGACGTGCTTCAGTCCTTCGAGAGCAACTACCTCGCCCTCGTCACCATCGAGAATCATAACCCCATCGGCCGCCTCGACCACTGGTATCTCTCATGGGAGTGGGCGCGCGGCGAGTTCATCTCCTCGATGAGGGGCGCGTACCCTACGGTCGTCGACTCTTCCGATTGCATCTTCGGCAAGCAAGGGCAGTACTACAAGGACTTCGACTTCACCAAGGTGCTCAGCTGCAAGCAGAATCCCGTCATCTCCGACCTAACCCCATGGCAATACAATGACACCAATCTCGGCCGCATCCCCCACTGCTGCCGCAACGGCAGCCTTCTTCCTACCGAGATGGACCAGGAGCAGTCCATCTCGGCCTTCCAGATCCAGGTGTACAAGATGATGCCGGACCTCAACCGCTCCGTCCTCTTCCCGCCGGTCAATTGGAACATCTCCGGCTCGGGTCTCAATCCCGACTACAAGTGCGGCCAGCCCATCCGCGTCAGCCCGGCGCAGTTCCCGGACCCGAGCGGCCTCGACTCGGAAAGCCTCGCCCTCGCCAGTTGGCAGGTGGTCTGCAACATCACCCGCCCTAGGGGCACCAGCCCCAAATGCTGCGTCTCCTTCTCTGCCTTCTACAACGACTCTGTCGTCCCCTGCAACACCTGCGCCTGCGGGTGCTCAACCAGCAACCGTGCCCGGGCCTGCAACGCAATCGCGCCGGCGATGCTCCTCCCTCCCGAAGCTCTCCTGGTGCCATTCGACAACCGGACGGAAAAAACCCTCGCCTGGGCGGAGATCAAGCACTACAACGTGCCCTCCCTCATGCCCTGCGCCGACAACTGCGGCGTCAGCGTCAACTGGCACATCGTCACCAACTACGAAAAGGGGTGGTCGGCCAGGGTGACGCTGTTCAACTGGCGCGAGGACCAGTTCGCCGATTGGTTCGTGGCCGCCAAGATGGAGAAAGCCTATCCGGGCTTCCAGCAGATGTACTCCTTCAACGGGACCAAGATGGGCAACGACACCATCTTCATGGTGGGCATGCCCGGACTCAACTACTTAAACGGAGAAACAAACGGTACCAGGGACGGCGACCCCAGAGTGCCGGGAAAGCAGCAGTCCGTGATCTCGTTCACGAAGAAATTGACGCCGGGCATTGACATCCTCGCCGGCGACGGCTTCCCTTCGAAGGTCTACTTCAACGGGGAGGAGTGCTCGATGCCGGACACGATTCCTACCAGCTGGGCATTCAGGACCAGTCGACCTCGAATCTTCACTGCTCTGGTTTCCTTCTGCTTGCTGCTTCTCTCATCTCCCTAG
- the LOC121985698 gene encoding heavy metal-associated isoprenylated plant protein 5-like yields MVPELEKARVTELHVRMDCRGCVQKIKKALHSIDGIFSTNIDLASQKLTVVGTAEPEAIVKAIKKARKIATVCSHTEPAGEATGGAAEPAAAPPPPAAEPPANQPPAESETTPPKEEAPPSQGQAAAPEVKEAVPGEPKEVGAIIPVVHHYPYDRIPNYYHYNDHCYYPFPRRYEPPDYAYSGYSHYRTSPYALPQRVRYIQDGVAGDDYSYGGNYRRGGGEVCVFSEENPNACTIV; encoded by the exons ATGGTTCCGGAGCTTGAG AAAGCTCGAGTGACGGAGCTGCATGTCCGAATGGACTGCCGTGGCTGCGTGCAGAAGATCAAGAAGGCACTGCACAGCATCGACG GAATTTTCAGCACGAACATCGACTTAGCCAGTCAAAAGCTGACGGTGGTGGGCACGGCCGAGCCAGAGGCGATCGTGAAGGCCATCAAGAAGGCGAGGAAGATTGCGACGGTCTGCTCGCACACGGAACCGGCCGGTGAGGCCACCGGAGGAGCAGCAGAGCCAGCAGCAGCACCGCCGCCTCCGGCAGCTGAGCCACCGGCGAACCAGCCTCCGGCGGAGTCTGAGACAACGCCACCCAAGGAAGAGGCACCACCTTCACAAGGCCAGGCTGCAGCCCCCGAGGTGAAAGAGGCAGTACCCGGCGAGCCCAAGGAGGTGGGCGCGATCATCCCCGTAGTCCATCACTATCCTTACGATCGCATCCCAAATTACTATCACTACAACGACCACTGCTACTACCCTTTTCCTCGGAGATATGAGCCTCCTGACTATGCATATAGCGGTTATAGTCACTACAGGACCTCGCCTTATGCTCTGCCGCAGCGTGTTCGCTACATCCAGGATGGTGTCGCCGGAGACGACTACAGTTATGGTGGCAATTACCGCCGTGGAGGAGGAGAAGTCTGCGTCTTCAGTGAGGAAAATCCGAATGCGTGCACCATCGTGTAA